One window from the genome of Paracoccus marcusii encodes:
- a CDS encoding AEC family transporter, translating into MTALFTIILPVFLIVGFGYLVAWRGWFSASGVDGLMNFAQNFAVPTLLFVSMARLDLGTEFRAQLLIPFYAGAFAAFAAGWGGARFLFGRPPVDCVAIGFVCLFSNTLLLGVPITERAYGPDALAGNWAIIAIHSPMLYTFGITVMEFTRARGSGLSVGRVALRALTGVLRTSLVIGIIAGLSVNLLSQAGLALPQGFWDAADMIARAALPAALFGLGGVLYRYRPEGDMATIALCCAASLILHPAITFGTAWALDLDRDGMRSAVLTASMAPGVNAYLFANVYGVAKRVAASSVLIATALSTLTIWMWLALLP; encoded by the coding sequence ATGACGGCGCTGTTCACGATCATCCTGCCCGTCTTCCTGATCGTGGGCTTCGGCTATCTGGTGGCATGGCGGGGCTGGTTCTCGGCCAGCGGTGTCGACGGGCTGATGAATTTCGCGCAGAACTTCGCAGTCCCCACGCTGCTCTTCGTGTCGATGGCGCGTCTGGACCTGGGCACCGAGTTTCGCGCCCAGCTGCTGATCCCCTTCTATGCCGGCGCCTTCGCGGCCTTTGCAGCGGGTTGGGGGGGCGCCCGGTTCCTGTTCGGCAGGCCGCCGGTGGACTGCGTGGCGATCGGGTTCGTGTGCCTTTTCTCGAACACGCTGCTGCTGGGTGTGCCGATCACGGAACGCGCCTACGGCCCGGATGCACTGGCCGGGAACTGGGCGATCATCGCGATCCATTCGCCGATGCTCTACACCTTCGGGATCACGGTGATGGAATTCACCCGCGCCCGCGGCAGTGGCCTGTCGGTCGGGCGCGTGGCCCTGCGTGCGCTGACGGGGGTGCTGCGCACCTCGCTGGTCATCGGCATCATCGCGGGCCTGTCGGTGAACCTGCTGTCGCAGGCGGGGCTGGCCCTGCCGCAGGGGTTCTGGGACGCCGCCGACATGATCGCGCGCGCCGCCCTGCCCGCCGCACTGTTCGGCCTTGGCGGCGTCCTTTATCGCTATCGTCCCGAAGGCGACATGGCGACCATCGCCTTGTGCTGCGCCGCATCGCTGATCCTGCATCCCGCGATCACCTTCGGCACGGCTTGGGCGCTGGATCTCGACCGCGACGGCATGCGCTCGGCCGTGCTGACGGCGTCGATGGCCCCGGGCGTGAACGCCTATCTGTTCGCCAATGTCTACGGCGTGGCCAAGCGCGTCGCAGCCTCCAGCGTGCTGATCGCCACGGCGCTGTCCACGCTGACGATCTGGATGTGGCTGGCGTTGCTGCCCTGA
- a CDS encoding D-alanyl-D-alanine carboxypeptidase family protein has translation MRGFLIWVAAVLAMTAPARAFDTTASAAWVYDVQTGTVLMEKNAETPLPPASMSKLMTLTMLFEALRDGRVGMDTTFPVSEKAWRMGGSKMFVEPADRPSVEDLIHGIIINSGNDACVVVAEGLAGTEEAFARQMNERAAQLGLTHTTLTNASGWPDPGHRMSMEDLGLLATYIITEFPDLYPNFAMTSFNYKGRVPSNAGNRNPLLSIGTGEWTADGLKTGHTQEAGYGLVGSAIQDGRRIIFVITGLTSDRARAEESERLVNWAFREFSMRTLVPAGEDVAQVPVWLGTVSRVGLTTQNGVNVLVPAGVQDQVKVEVVYDSPVPAPIARGDRLGQLVVTIPGTRDTVTPLIATQDVPEAGLVGRMKGAVMQLGQRAITAVTG, from the coding sequence ATGCGCGGATTCCTGATCTGGGTGGCGGCCGTGCTGGCCATGACGGCCCCCGCCAGGGCCTTTGACACGACAGCATCGGCCGCGTGGGTCTATGACGTCCAGACCGGCACCGTGCTGATGGAGAAGAACGCCGAGACTCCGCTTCCCCCGGCCTCGATGTCCAAGCTGATGACCCTGACCATGCTGTTCGAGGCGCTGCGCGACGGGCGCGTAGGCATGGACACGACCTTTCCGGTGTCCGAGAAGGCGTGGCGCATGGGCGGGTCCAAGATGTTCGTGGAACCAGCTGACCGCCCCTCGGTCGAGGATCTGATCCACGGCATCATCATCAATTCCGGCAATGACGCCTGCGTCGTCGTGGCCGAGGGCCTGGCCGGGACCGAAGAAGCCTTTGCCCGCCAGATGAACGAACGCGCGGCACAACTGGGACTGACCCACACGACGCTGACGAACGCCTCGGGCTGGCCCGATCCGGGACATCGCATGTCGATGGAGGATCTGGGTCTGCTGGCCACCTACATCATCACGGAATTCCCGGATCTCTATCCGAACTTCGCCATGACCTCGTTCAACTACAAGGGCCGTGTGCCGTCGAACGCGGGCAACCGCAACCCGCTGCTGTCCATCGGCACGGGCGAATGGACCGCCGACGGGCTGAAGACCGGCCACACCCAGGAGGCTGGATACGGCCTGGTCGGGTCGGCCATCCAGGACGGGCGTCGCATCATCTTCGTCATCACCGGCCTGACAAGCGACCGTGCCCGGGCCGAGGAATCCGAACGCCTGGTCAACTGGGCATTCCGCGAATTCAGCATGCGCACCCTGGTCCCCGCCGGAGAGGACGTGGCGCAGGTGCCCGTCTGGCTGGGCACCGTGTCGCGGGTCGGCCTGACCACCCAGAACGGCGTCAACGTCCTGGTTCCCGCCGGCGTCCAGGACCAGGTCAAGGTCGAGGTGGTCTACGATTCCCCCGTCCCCGCGCCCATCGCGCGGGGGGACCGTCTTGGCCAGTTGGTCGTGACCATCCCCGGCACGCGCGACACCGTCACGCCCCTGATCGCCACGCAGGACGTCCCCGAGGCCGGGCTGGTGGGCCGCATGAAGGGGGCCGTGATGCAGCTTGGCCAGCGTGCCATCACCGCCGTCACCGGCTGA
- a CDS encoding hemerythrin domain-containing protein has product MTPEELEDEGARPAPPSYPAITRAERAHGRRLAAIHDMYRAELDGVQRLLVQVRAAQADPALVAPAVAGTALARNMAQFGTACGRDCALLQNHHDIEEQWMFPALAERGGSALAPVIRRLKAEHEVIHRLIGALHEAAQALVADRGPAALDLCAERFAALDRAIRSHFGYEERALEEPLGALRVPI; this is encoded by the coding sequence ATGACGCCGGAAGAGCTGGAGGACGAGGGCGCGCGTCCCGCGCCCCCGTCCTATCCCGCCATCACGCGGGCCGAGCGCGCACATGGCCGGCGCCTGGCCGCCATCCACGACATGTACCGGGCCGAACTGGACGGCGTGCAGCGGCTGCTGGTTCAGGTCCGGGCCGCGCAGGCCGATCCGGCCCTGGTCGCACCGGCGGTGGCCGGGACGGCGTTGGCGCGCAACATGGCGCAGTTCGGCACTGCCTGCGGCCGCGACTGCGCGCTTTTGCAGAACCATCACGACATCGAGGAGCAGTGGATGTTTCCGGCCCTTGCGGAGCGGGGCGGGTCGGCACTGGCCCCGGTGATCCGTCGGCTGAAGGCCGAGCATGAGGTGATCCACAGGTTGATCGGCGCGTTGCACGAGGCGGCACAGGCGCTTGTCGCGGATCGGGGGCCAGCGGCGCTTGATCTGTGCGCGGAGCGGTTCGCGGCGCTGGATCGGGCGATCCGGTCGCATTTTGGGTACGAGGAGCGGGCGCTGGAGGAGCCTTTGGGGGCGCTTCGCGTACCGATCTGA
- a CDS encoding DEAD/DEAH box helicase, which yields MGIDHRINANIIAMGLTTPTPIQEQGIPAIVQGRDVLGLAQTGTGKTAAFGLPMLTRLINYGKKPDPKTCRALILAPTRELATQIATNIDAYAEGTPIRSFRVVGGASINTQTERLSRGVDVLIATPGRLMDLIERRAISLEATTYLVLDEADQMLDIGFIHTLRKIARMLPRERQTLMFSATMPKLMSELSDTYLTNPVKVAVNPPGQAAKKIEQGVHFVSQGDKATLLAEYMSKHTNELAMVFGRTKHGCEKLAKLLEKWGFAVAAIHGNKSQGQRERALEAFRKGETKVLVATDVAARGLDIPEVAHVYNYDLPNVPENYVHRIGRTARAGRDGRAVAFCSPAELGELRAIEKAMKNAIPVIGGDVPSAAAAAAAGPAGGAQRGRGKPMDGGAHKRPARRPSRAPKSRTA from the coding sequence ATGGGGATCGACCACCGCATCAACGCCAACATCATCGCGATGGGCCTGACCACGCCCACCCCGATCCAGGAACAGGGCATCCCCGCCATCGTGCAGGGCCGCGACGTGCTGGGCCTGGCCCAGACCGGCACCGGCAAGACGGCGGCCTTCGGCCTGCCGATGCTGACCCGCCTGATCAACTATGGCAAGAAGCCCGACCCCAAGACCTGCCGCGCGCTGATCCTGGCACCGACCCGCGAACTGGCCACCCAGATCGCGACGAACATCGACGCCTATGCCGAGGGCACGCCGATCCGGTCGTTCCGCGTCGTGGGCGGCGCCTCGATCAACACCCAGACCGAGCGGCTGTCGCGTGGCGTGGACGTACTGATCGCCACCCCGGGCCGCCTGATGGACCTGATCGAGCGTCGCGCGATCAGCCTGGAGGCCACCACCTATCTGGTGTTGGACGAGGCCGACCAGATGCTGGACATCGGCTTCATCCACACGCTGCGCAAGATCGCGCGGATGCTGCCCCGTGAACGCCAGACGCTGATGTTCTCGGCCACCATGCCCAAGCTGATGTCGGAACTGTCGGATACCTACCTGACCAACCCGGTTAAGGTCGCCGTCAACCCGCCGGGCCAGGCCGCCAAGAAGATCGAGCAGGGTGTCCACTTCGTCAGCCAGGGCGACAAGGCCACCCTTCTGGCCGAATACATGTCCAAGCACACCAACGAGCTGGCCATGGTCTTCGGCCGCACCAAGCATGGTTGCGAGAAGCTGGCCAAGCTGCTGGAGAAATGGGGCTTTGCCGTCGCTGCGATCCACGGCAACAAGAGCCAGGGCCAGCGCGAGCGTGCGCTGGAGGCCTTCCGCAAGGGAGAGACCAAGGTGCTGGTCGCCACCGACGTGGCCGCCCGCGGCCTGGACATCCCCGAGGTCGCGCATGTCTACAACTACGACCTGCCGAACGTCCCCGAGAACTATGTCCACCGCATCGGCCGGACGGCGCGTGCGGGCCGTGACGGTCGCGCCGTGGCCTTCTGCTCGCCTGCCGAACTGGGAGAGCTGCGCGCCATCGAGAAGGCGATGAAGAACGCCATTCCCGTGATCGGCGGCGACGTGCCCTCGGCCGCCGCGGCCGCAGCGGCGGGTCCTGCCGGCGGCGCACAGCGCGGACGCGGCAAGCCGATGGACGGGGGCGCCCACAAGCGCCCGGCACGCCGCCCGTCGCGCGCACCCAAGAGCCGCACCGCCTGA
- the tmk gene encoding dTMP kinase, whose protein sequence is MLISLEGIDGCGKSTQSRLLADALRAQGREVVLTREPGGSPGAEEIRRLLVEGAGERWSPETECLLFTAARRDHLERTIRPALQAGQVVVTDRFADSTRVYQGAARGDLRDMVDRLHALMIGVEPDRTFVIDIDPETGLARGTARGGAEDRFESLGLAFQQRLATGFRALAAEYPDRVRLIDGRGSAADVSARIMAAL, encoded by the coding sequence ATGCTGATCAGCCTGGAAGGCATCGACGGCTGCGGCAAGTCCACCCAGTCCCGCCTGCTGGCCGACGCGCTGCGGGCGCAGGGCCGCGAGGTCGTGCTGACCCGAGAGCCCGGCGGCAGCCCCGGCGCCGAGGAGATCCGCCGCCTGCTGGTCGAGGGGGCGGGCGAACGCTGGTCGCCTGAGACGGAATGCCTGCTGTTCACCGCCGCCCGGCGCGATCATCTGGAACGCACGATCCGACCCGCGCTGCAGGCCGGGCAGGTCGTCGTGACCGACCGGTTCGCCGACAGCACCCGCGTCTATCAGGGTGCGGCGCGGGGCGACCTGCGGGACATGGTGGACCGGCTGCACGCGCTGATGATCGGGGTCGAGCCGGACCGGACCTTCGTCATCGACATCGACCCAGAAACGGGGCTTGCCCGTGGCACTGCGCGCGGCGGGGCTGAGGACCGCTTCGAAAGCCTGGGGCTGGCCTTCCAGCAGCGGCTGGCGACGGGCTTTCGCGCGCTGGCCGCCGAATATCCCGATCGCGTCCGGCTGATCGACGGCAGAGGCAGCGCCGCGGACGTGTCCGCCCGCATCATGGCCGCGTTGTGA
- a CDS encoding MBL fold metallo-hydrolase, translating into MSDTIRATILGCGSSGGVPRLGNRWGACDPENPRNRRRRCSLLVERDGPDGTTQVLIDTGPDLVPQMLDAGVATLDAVVYTHAHADHVHGIDDLRQLVFNARRILPVWADQPTAEALTTRFGYVFETPEGSLYPPICALHAINGPITIDGPGGPLTLTPFRVQHGEITALGFRIGGLVYLPDVSDIPDAAWPLIEDAPVFVIDALRHEPHPSHAHLALSLDWIARARSPRAVLTNMHIDMDYAAVAAQTPDHVEPAFDGMQITVPAAT; encoded by the coding sequence ATGAGCGACACGATCCGCGCCACGATCCTGGGCTGCGGATCGTCCGGCGGGGTGCCGCGCCTTGGCAACCGATGGGGCGCCTGCGACCCGGAAAACCCGCGAAACCGCCGCCGCCGCTGTTCGCTGCTTGTCGAACGCGACGGGCCGGACGGCACCACCCAAGTGTTGATCGACACCGGCCCCGACCTGGTGCCGCAGATGCTGGACGCGGGCGTGGCGACACTGGACGCCGTGGTCTATACCCATGCCCATGCCGATCATGTCCACGGCATCGACGACCTGCGCCAACTAGTCTTCAACGCGCGCCGCATCCTGCCGGTCTGGGCCGATCAACCCACGGCCGAAGCGCTGACGACCCGCTTCGGCTATGTATTCGAGACGCCCGAGGGCAGTCTCTATCCCCCGATCTGCGCGCTGCATGCGATCAACGGCCCGATCACCATAGACGGCCCCGGTGGCCCGCTGACCCTGACCCCGTTCCGCGTCCAGCACGGAGAGATCACCGCCCTGGGCTTTCGCATTGGCGGTCTGGTCTATCTGCCCGACGTCTCAGACATTCCCGACGCCGCATGGCCGCTAATCGAGGATGCTCCGGTCTTCGTCATCGACGCCCTGCGCCATGAACCCCATCCCAGCCATGCCCACCTGGCCCTGTCGCTGGACTGGATCGCCCGCGCGCGCAGCCCCCGCGCGGTGCTGACGAACATGCATATCGACATGGACTATGCCGCGGTCGCAGCCCAGACCCCGGACCATGTCGAGCCCGCCTTCGACGGCATGCAGATCACCGTGCCCGCCGCGACATGA
- a CDS encoding DUF2312 domain-containing protein, whose translation MQDDQAYGVAADELRQFIEQFEQLEAEKKDIAERQKEVMAEAKARGYDTKVMKQIIALRRRDKDDIAEEEAILDMYKAALGMV comes from the coding sequence ATGCAGGACGATCAAGCCTATGGGGTGGCCGCGGACGAGCTGCGCCAGTTCATCGAACAGTTCGAGCAGCTTGAGGCCGAAAAGAAGGACATCGCCGAACGCCAGAAAGAGGTGATGGCCGAGGCCAAGGCGCGCGGATACGACACCAAGGTTATGAAGCAGATCATCGCCCTGCGCCGCCGCGACAAGGATGACATCGCCGAGGAAGAGGCGATCCTGGACATGTACAAGGCCGCCCTGGGCATGGTCTGA
- a CDS encoding ABC transporter permease: MPVLSVVWLALNPTDNIWPHLLSSVMPRYFGNTVALAVGTGLLAAAMGTGAAWLVSMYDFPGRGVLQWLLLLPLAVPAYIGAYALADFLDYSGPVQIALRGWFGWETARDYWFPRIRSLEAAIVVLASALYPYVYLLTRAALHEQSGSAYEVARALGTGPWGLFARVGLPLARPAIVAGSAIAMMEAVADYGVVSYFGVQTLNTGIFTTWLERRNAGGAAQIACAMLAIIVLLSLWERFARRNARYHQSARQPRPIQRQRLRALPGVLATLACTLPFAMGFVLPVGVIATYALAYPQGWVSPGLVRAAWHTVSLGGIAAVLTVLMALIMVYGTRLSGRALPRLLMPVTTIGYAAPGAVLAVGLLIPLAALDHRVADGWLAVTGTDPGLILTGTGTAIVLAYLVRFFAIGQGAIDAAFTRVPPSLPMAARSLGRDNAGVLRAVYLPMMRGSVGAALLLVFVDCVKELPATLLLRPFNFETLATRTHERASLEDLGNASPAALLVMAVGLAAVALLARTNLGGARRTKPPLA; the protein is encoded by the coding sequence ATGCCGGTCCTGTCGGTCGTCTGGTTGGCGCTGAACCCCACCGACAACATCTGGCCGCATCTGCTGTCCAGCGTCATGCCCCGCTATTTCGGCAACACGGTCGCGCTGGCGGTGGGGACGGGACTGCTGGCCGCGGCGATGGGCACCGGGGCGGCCTGGCTGGTCAGCATGTACGACTTTCCGGGCCGCGGCGTGCTGCAGTGGCTGCTGCTGCTGCCGCTGGCGGTGCCCGCCTATATCGGCGCCTATGCACTGGCCGATTTCCTGGATTATTCCGGCCCGGTCCAGATCGCCCTGCGCGGCTGGTTCGGGTGGGAGACGGCCCGCGACTACTGGTTCCCCCGCATCCGCTCGCTGGAGGCGGCGATCGTGGTGCTGGCCTCCGCGCTCTATCCCTATGTCTATCTGCTGACGCGCGCCGCGCTGCACGAACAGTCGGGCAGCGCATACGAGGTCGCACGCGCCCTGGGCACCGGCCCCTGGGGCCTGTTCGCCCGCGTTGGCCTGCCGCTGGCGCGCCCGGCCATCGTGGCGGGATCGGCCATCGCGATGATGGAGGCGGTCGCCGATTACGGCGTCGTCAGCTATTTCGGGGTCCAGACCCTGAACACCGGCATCTTCACCACCTGGCTGGAGCGTCGGAACGCCGGCGGTGCCGCCCAGATCGCCTGCGCGATGCTTGCCATCATCGTGCTTCTGTCGCTGTGGGAACGCTTTGCCCGCCGCAATGCGCGCTATCACCAAAGCGCCCGGCAGCCGCGGCCGATCCAGCGCCAGCGCCTGCGTGCCCTGCCGGGGGTCCTGGCGACGCTGGCATGCACGCTGCCTTTCGCGATGGGGTTCGTCCTGCCGGTAGGGGTGATCGCGACCTATGCGCTGGCCTATCCGCAGGGTTGGGTGTCGCCGGGGCTGGTGCGGGCCGCGTGGCACACGGTGTCATTAGGCGGGATCGCCGCGGTGCTGACGGTGCTGATGGCGCTGATCATGGTCTATGGGACGCGCCTGTCGGGGCGGGCGCTGCCGCGCCTGCTGATGCCGGTCACCACCATCGGCTATGCCGCGCCGGGGGCGGTGTTGGCGGTGGGCCTGCTGATCCCGCTGGCCGCGCTGGACCACCGGGTCGCGGATGGCTGGCTGGCGGTGACGGGCACCGATCCGGGGCTGATCCTGACCGGGACGGGCACGGCCATCGTGCTGGCCTATCTGGTCCGTTTCTTCGCGATCGGGCAGGGGGCGATCGACGCGGCCTTCACGCGGGTGCCGCCCTCGCTGCCGATGGCGGCGCGGTCGCTGGGCCGCGACAATGCCGGGGTGCTGCGCGCGGTCTATCTGCCGATGATGCGCGGGTCGGTGGGGGCGGCGCTGCTGCTGGTCTTTGTCGATTGCGTCAAGGAACTGCCCGCAACGCTGCTGCTGCGCCCGTTCAACTTCGAGACGCTGGCCACCCGCACCCACGAACGCGCCAGCCTGGAGGATCTGGGCAACGCCTCGCCCGCGGCACTGCTGGTGATGGCCGTGGGGCTCGCCGCGGTCGCGCTTCTGGCGCGCACCAACCTGGGCGGTGCCAGACGCACGAAGCCGCCGCTTGCGTAA
- a CDS encoding TatD family hydrolase has product MTDAALRLTDSHCHLDFPDFDGEHAALIDRARAAGVGRMVTICTRLRQEPAVRALTEAHDGVFYAAGTHPMSVADEPMATVDQLVALADHPKFVAIGETGLDYHYTAESAQAQQDSLRIHIEAARRTRLPLIIHARDADDDMARILAEEHRAGEYTCVMHCFSSTPALAQAALDLGFYLSMSGIAAFPRSSDLRDIFKAAPLDRILVETDSPYLAPPPHRGRRNEPAYVAHTAAVGADLFGLSLPDFAARTEANFERLFWKAAR; this is encoded by the coding sequence ATGACCGATGCGGCCCTCCGGCTGACCGACAGCCATTGCCACCTGGATTTTCCCGATTTCGACGGCGAACACGCAGCCCTGATCGATCGTGCCCGTGCCGCGGGCGTCGGGCGGATGGTCACCATCTGCACCCGCCTGCGCCAGGAACCCGCCGTGCGCGCCCTGACCGAGGCCCATGACGGCGTCTTCTACGCCGCCGGCACCCACCCGATGAGCGTCGCGGACGAACCCATGGCCACCGTCGATCAACTGGTGGCCTTGGCCGATCACCCGAAATTCGTGGCCATCGGCGAGACCGGGCTGGATTACCACTACACCGCCGAAAGCGCGCAGGCGCAACAGGACAGCCTGCGTATTCATATCGAAGCCGCGCGGCGGACGCGCCTGCCCCTGATCATTCACGCCCGCGACGCCGATGACGACATGGCGCGCATCCTGGCAGAGGAACACCGCGCCGGCGAATATACCTGCGTCATGCACTGCTTCAGCTCGACCCCCGCGCTGGCGCAGGCGGCGCTGGACCTGGGGTTCTACCTGTCGATGTCGGGCATCGCGGCCTTTCCGCGGTCGTCCGATCTGCGCGACATCTTCAAGGCCGCGCCGCTGGACCGCATCCTGGTCGAGACCGACAGCCCCTATCTGGCCCCGCCCCCGCATCGCGGGCGCCGGAACGAACCCGCCTATGTCGCCCATACCGCCGCGGTGGGCGCGGACCTGTTCGGCCTGTCCCTGCCCGATTTCGCCGCGCGGACCGAGGCCAATTTCGAACGCCTGTTCTGGAAGGCCGCCCGATGA
- a CDS encoding thymidine kinase — MAKLYFNYSTMNAGKSTLLLQASYNYRERGMETLLLTAALDDRAGKGRIASRIGIADEALSFDSASDLLTLVAQTAPRPACVFVDEAQFLTADQVWQLARVADDLGIPVMCYGLRVDFRGMLFPGSAALLALADDMREVRTICHCGKKATMVIRRNEAGQAITEGAQVQVGGNETYVSLCRRHWREATGN, encoded by the coding sequence ATGGCAAAGCTGTATTTCAACTATTCGACGATGAACGCGGGCAAGAGCACGCTGCTGCTTCAGGCGTCCTACAACTATCGCGAACGCGGGATGGAGACGCTGCTGCTGACCGCGGCGCTGGACGACCGCGCCGGCAAGGGGCGCATCGCCAGCCGGATCGGCATCGCCGACGAGGCGCTGTCCTTTGACAGCGCGTCCGATCTGCTGACGCTGGTGGCGCAGACCGCGCCACGCCCCGCCTGCGTGTTCGTCGACGAGGCGCAGTTCCTGACCGCGGACCAGGTCTGGCAGCTGGCCCGCGTGGCCGACGACCTGGGCATTCCGGTCATGTGCTATGGGCTGCGGGTCGATTTCCGGGGCATGCTGTTCCCGGGATCCGCTGCCCTGCTGGCGCTGGCCGACGACATGCGCGAGGTGCGCACCATCTGTCACTGCGGCAAGAAGGCCACCATGGTCATCCGCCGCAACGAGGCGGGACAGGCGATCACCGAGGGCGCGCAGGTGCAGGTCGGCGGGAACGAGACCTATGTCTCGCTCTGCCGCAGGCACTGGCGCGAGGCCACGGGAAACTGA
- the dtd gene encoding D-aminoacyl-tRNA deacylase, giving the protein MRVLIQRVAEARVTVDAQIVGQTGPGLLILACAMRGDDDATVTALAGRVARLRIFRDDQGRMNRSVLDTGGTALVVSQFTLAADTRSGNRPGFSSAAAPDDGRRLYERFAQALRDLGVATETGRFGADMQVALVNDGPVTIWMDSADRA; this is encoded by the coding sequence ATGCGGGTCCTGATCCAGCGCGTCGCCGAAGCCCGCGTCACCGTCGACGCCCAGATCGTGGGGCAGACCGGGCCGGGCCTGCTGATCCTGGCCTGCGCGATGCGGGGCGACGACGACGCGACCGTCACGGCGCTGGCCGGGCGCGTCGCACGGCTGCGCATCTTCCGCGACGATCAGGGGCGGATGAACCGGTCGGTGCTGGACACGGGCGGCACGGCGCTGGTCGTCAGCCAGTTCACCCTGGCCGCCGACACCCGCAGCGGCAACCGTCCCGGCTTCTCCTCGGCCGCCGCGCCTGACGATGGCCGGCGCCTGTACGAACGCTTCGCTCAGGCGCTGCGCGACCTGGGGGTCGCCACCGAAACCGGGCGCTTTGGCGCGGACATGCAGGTGGCCTTGGTCAATGACGGCCCGGTGACGATCTGGATGGACAGCGCCGACCGCGCCTGA
- a CDS encoding DNA polymerase III subunit delta': MKTEAADIPEPDRVPGAPHPRHATRVIGQDAAAAAFLQAAQGDRLHHAWLLTGPRGVGKATLAWAIARWLLAESGRADLAVDPDTPEARRIAALSEPRLALIRRPWDDKTGRLRAEITVDEIRKLLSFFHLSAAEGGRRVAIIDAADDMNIPAANALLKVLEEPPSDALILLIAHQPARLLPTIRSRCRTLRLSPLPPRQMSAILSDMGLNEDAEALSALSDGSVGEALRLAGQGGLDRYQDLVDLFATLPRLDRLAASKFADGAAGRAGADGDPFDLTITVLDRFVTRLARAGLMGAPLPQAARGEGALMARLSPDDHAARIWAEAQARLSARARTGRAVNLDPAALVMDMVLELAQLPPAQASLTKA, from the coding sequence GTGAAGACCGAGGCCGCCGACATTCCCGAACCCGACCGGGTTCCGGGCGCACCCCATCCGCGTCACGCGACGCGCGTGATCGGCCAGGACGCGGCTGCGGCGGCGTTCCTGCAGGCCGCGCAGGGCGACCGGCTGCATCACGCCTGGCTGCTGACCGGGCCGCGCGGGGTCGGCAAGGCGACGCTGGCCTGGGCCATCGCGCGCTGGCTGCTGGCCGAGAGCGGGCGGGCCGACCTGGCCGTCGATCCCGACACGCCAGAGGCCCGCCGCATCGCCGCCCTGTCCGAGCCGCGCCTGGCCCTGATCCGCCGCCCCTGGGACGATAAGACCGGCCGCCTGCGCGCCGAGATCACCGTGGACGAGATCCGCAAGCTGCTGTCCTTCTTCCACCTCTCGGCTGCCGAAGGCGGTCGTCGCGTGGCGATCATCGATGCCGCCGACGATATGAACATTCCTGCCGCCAACGCCCTTCTGAAGGTGCTGGAGGAGCCGCCGTCGGATGCGCTGATCCTGCTGATTGCGCATCAGCCCGCACGCCTGCTGCCCACGATCCGGTCACGCTGCCGCACGCTGCGCCTGTCGCCGCTGCCGCCGCGACAGATGTCGGCGATCCTGTCCGACATGGGCCTGAACGAGGATGCCGAGGCGCTGTCGGCCCTGTCCGACGGATCGGTTGGAGAGGCGCTGCGGCTGGCCGGCCAGGGGGGGCTTGACCGCTATCAGGACCTGGTCGACCTGTTCGCCACCCTGCCCCGGCTGGACCGGCTGGCGGCATCCAAATTCGCCGATGGCGCGGCGGGGCGCGCGGGCGCCGACGGCGACCCGTTCGATCTGACCATCACCGTGCTGGACCGCTTCGTCACCCGGCTGGCGCGGGCGGGACTGATGGGCGCGCCGCTGCCCCAAGCCGCGCGCGGCGAAGGGGCGCTGATGGCGCGGCTGTCACCCGACGACCACGCCGCCCGCATCTGGGCCGAGGCGCAGGCCCGCCTGTCGGCGCGTGCCCGCACGGGACGGGCGGTCAACCTTGACCCTGCCGCGCTGGTCATGGATATGGTGCTGGAACTGGCGCAGCTGCCGCCCGCGCAAGCGTCCCTGACCAAGGCCTGA